The genomic DNA TTCCGCCTCGGTGTATCCGATCATTCCGCGGATGTTCGGCGCCTGATAGGCCCACGGGTGCCCCGGATAGGGCGAGTTGAACGGAACGCGCGCTCCCGTGAGGAGCTTCGTTTCGAGGAGATTTCCGTTCTCGTCGCGCGGTGAATGGCACTGGACGCACAACGCCACGTCGTGAACGAGATATCGGCCCCGTTCGAGGACGGCGTCGCCGGACGGCGCGGGCCGTGCCGCCGCGTCCTTCGGCGTCGCGGAAGAGGGCGCGATCCGGGGAGGAGCCGCGAGGGCCGCGAGGGATAGGGCGGCGACGAGGATGACGCCCGCGATCTTCATGTCCACCTCCGCGAGCGGATCGTAGCAGCATCGCCGGGACCGCCGGAAGCGCCGTCGCCCCGCTGCTAC from Thermoanaerobaculia bacterium includes the following:
- a CDS encoding c-type cytochrome; its protein translation is MKIAGVILVAALSLAALAAPPRIAPSSATPKDAAARPAPSGDAVLERGRYLVHDVALCVQCHSPRDENGNLLETKLLTGARVPFNSPYPGHPWAYQAPNIRGMIGYTEAEGVRLLTEGITRGGTPPRPPMQQFHMTADDARAVVAYLKSLH